In Myxococcus guangdongensis, one genomic interval encodes:
- the nuoF gene encoding NADH-quinone oxidoreductase subunit NuoF: MASTAKGIDPIISAAWGKPQSWTLDSYKKRGGYEGLKKALEMQPAAIIDEVKKSNLRGRGGAGFPTGLKWSFVPKDSPKPKYLAVNGDESEPGTFKDRYILEDDPHMMLEGIAIASYALGVHTCYVYLRGEFKFPAERCQAAIDEAYKAGIFGKKLMGKDFELNCYLVRGAGAYICGEETALLESLEGKKGWPRLKPPFPAVVGLFGSPTVVNNVETLASVPHVFTGGSDWYAKLGTDKSGGTRLVCLSGTVNRPGVYEVSMFTTLAELIYDDKYGRGMPAGRKVKAVIPGGSSAPVLGADELDVAMEFEALKVKQTMAGSGGVIVMDDSTCMVRSLWRVARFYAEESCGQCTPCREGTPWQTRLLRKIEEGRGDPGDVEMLSNVASSIAPYPPIGLGNTICALGDAAALPTHSFLMRFKDEFEAHIREKRCPFGDKPWGSFGDWS, translated from the coding sequence ATGGCCTCTACGGCAAAGGGCATCGACCCGATCATCTCCGCGGCCTGGGGCAAGCCCCAGTCCTGGACGCTGGACAGCTACAAGAAGCGCGGTGGCTACGAGGGTCTGAAGAAGGCGCTGGAGATGCAGCCGGCCGCCATCATCGACGAGGTGAAGAAGTCCAACCTCCGCGGCCGCGGCGGCGCCGGCTTCCCCACGGGCCTGAAGTGGAGCTTCGTCCCCAAGGACAGCCCCAAGCCCAAGTACCTCGCGGTCAACGGCGACGAGTCCGAGCCGGGCACCTTCAAGGACCGCTACATCCTCGAGGATGACCCGCACATGATGCTGGAGGGCATCGCCATCGCGTCGTACGCGCTGGGCGTGCACACCTGCTACGTGTACCTGCGCGGCGAGTTCAAGTTCCCCGCCGAGCGCTGCCAGGCCGCCATCGACGAGGCGTACAAGGCGGGCATCTTCGGCAAGAAGCTGATGGGCAAGGACTTCGAGCTCAACTGCTACCTGGTCCGCGGCGCCGGCGCGTACATCTGCGGCGAGGAGACCGCCCTGCTGGAGAGCCTGGAGGGCAAGAAGGGCTGGCCGCGCCTGAAGCCCCCCTTCCCCGCCGTCGTCGGCCTGTTCGGCAGCCCCACGGTGGTGAACAACGTGGAGACGCTCGCCAGCGTGCCCCACGTCTTCACGGGCGGCTCGGACTGGTACGCGAAGCTGGGCACGGACAAGTCGGGCGGCACGCGCCTGGTCTGCCTGTCCGGCACGGTGAACCGCCCGGGCGTCTACGAAGTGTCGATGTTCACCACGCTCGCGGAGCTCATCTACGACGACAAGTACGGCCGGGGCATGCCGGCGGGTCGCAAGGTGAAGGCCGTGATTCCCGGCGGGTCCTCGGCGCCGGTGCTGGGCGCGGACGAGCTGGACGTGGCCATGGAGTTCGAGGCCCTCAAGGTCAAGCAGACCATGGCGGGCTCCGGCGGCGTCATCGTCATGGACGACTCCACCTGCATGGTGCGCAGCCTGTGGCGCGTGGCGCGCTTCTACGCGGAGGAGTCCTGCGGCCAGTGCACGCCGTGCCGCGAGGGCACGCCGTGGCAGACGCGGCTCTTGCGAAAGATTGAAGAGGGACGCGGCGACCCGGGCGACGTGGAGATGCTCTCCAACGTGGCGTCCTCGATTGCCCCCTACCCGCCCATCGGCCTGGGCAACACCATCTGCGCGCTGGGTGACGCGGCGGCGCTGCCCACGCACTCGTTCCTGATGCGGTTCAAGGACGAGTTCGAGGCCCACATCCGCGAGAAGCGCTGCCCGTTCGGCGACAAGCCCTGGGGTTCGTTCGGAGACTGGTCTTGA
- a CDS encoding NADH-quinone oxidoreductase subunit J family protein, which produces MNIELILFGAFALLTLLSAGMVIFARSPINSAMALVSTFFFLAGLYVLLWAHTVAVLQVLVYAGAIMVLFLFVIMLLNLSESPSRGKPTLARILGGAATVGLLVVLGIALSKLPAGPPPSMGIEAQATFGTMATLGQVIFTQWLLPFEAVSLLLLVAIVGAVVVAKSRI; this is translated from the coding sequence TTGAACATCGAGCTCATCCTCTTCGGGGCGTTCGCGCTCCTGACGCTGCTGTCGGCCGGGATGGTCATCTTCGCGCGGAGCCCCATCAACTCCGCCATGGCCCTGGTCTCCACGTTCTTCTTCCTGGCCGGGCTGTACGTCCTGCTCTGGGCGCACACGGTGGCGGTGCTCCAGGTGCTCGTCTACGCGGGCGCCATCATGGTGCTCTTCCTGTTCGTCATCATGCTGCTCAACCTGAGCGAGTCGCCCTCGCGTGGAAAGCCCACGCTGGCGCGAATCCTGGGCGGCGCGGCGACGGTGGGCCTGTTGGTGGTGCTGGGCATCGCGCTCAGCAAGCTGCCCGCGGGGCCTCCCCCGTCCATGGGCATCGAGGCGCAGGCGACCTTCGGCACCATGGCGACGCTGGGTCAGGTCATCTTCACCCAGTGGCTGCTTCCCTTCGAGGCGGTGAGCCTGCTGCTGCTGGTGGCCATCGTGGGCGCGGTGGTCGTGGCCAAGTCGCGAATCTGA
- the nuoK gene encoding NADH-quinone oxidoreductase subunit NuoK, whose protein sequence is MVPISYYLLLAAALFCMGMFGVLVRRNALVVFMCVELMLNAANLTFLAFARMHGDSIGHVSAFFVIAVAAAEAAIGLAIVIAVFRSRGSILVEDIRTMKH, encoded by the coding sequence ATGGTCCCCATCTCCTACTACCTCCTGCTTGCCGCCGCCCTGTTCTGCATGGGCATGTTCGGCGTGCTGGTGCGCCGCAACGCACTGGTCGTCTTCATGTGCGTGGAGCTGATGCTCAACGCGGCGAACCTGACGTTCCTGGCCTTCGCCCGCATGCACGGCGACAGCATCGGGCACGTCTCCGCCTTCTTCGTCATCGCGGTGGCCGCGGCGGAAGCGGCCATCGGACTGGCCATCGTCATCGCCGTCTTCCGGAGCCGAGGCAGCATCCTGGTGGAAGACATCCGGACCATGAAGCACTGA